The Cytobacillus firmus genome segment GGATATGATAAAATGACCAGTCATCCTTTGATTTCGGCAGATAAGCCCGCTCCCTGTCTGCAAGTCTCTTACTAATGAAAAAAATCACGACAGATGCAGCAGGAAACAAAAAGGCAGCAGCAAACATAGCGGGTTCGAATGCTCCAAACACCAAGTACCGCGCAAGCAAGGCTAATATAAACAAAACAAAAATAATATTTAATTGAATCATTATGTTCACCTCAAATAAAAGACTACCCCCAGCCTCAGCCGAAGATAGCCTCTTTACTAATCACTCATACCGCAAAGATTCAATCGGACTCAGCCGTGAAGCTTTATTAGCAGGAAGCAGTCCGAATATAATGCCGATCGCCATTGAGAAGAATAGGGCTCCGGCCACGACCTGCCACGAAATGAGAGATGGCCAGCCTGCAAAGAATGAAATGAGAGATGCTGAACCCCAGCCCAGCAGGATTCCCAGCACTCCGCCGATTAAGGTCAAGGTCACAGATTCGATTAAAAACTGTCCCATGATTTGTCCCCTGGTCGCTCCGAGTGCTTTACGGATGCCGATTTCCCTCGTTCTTTCTGTAACAGACACGAGCATGATATTCATGACGCCAATTCCGCCGACAAACAGCGAGATGCCGGCAATACTGCCGATGATTAACGTCATGACCTTTGTAATCTGGCCGATTCCTTCTGCCATTTCTTCCATGTTGATGACCATATAAGATTCTTCTGTATTGTGCATCTTGTTAAGTAAGCTGGCAGCCTTCTTTCCAGCTGTCTGAAGCAGATCAGCGGATTCTGCCTGGAGCGTCACCTGGGTAAAGTCACTTTTGCCATAAATGGTCTGCCATGTTTTCGTAGGCACATAGATCTCCAGAACACCGAATGAAAAGAGTCCTGTCGGCTTTTCCATAACGCCAATAATCTCAATCGGCTGGTTCCCAATCCGGATCACTTCACCAACCGGTGACTTGCCGTCAAAGAGCTCCTCCTGCATGGAAAAGCTGATAAGCCCCACTCTGCGACCGCCAAGGAAATCGGCAGCCGTGAAGGATCGCCCCTTTTCCAGGTTCACATTGTTCAGCTCAAAATAGGCAGGACCTACTCCTGTCGTTGAAGTCTCTGCAGTCTGTTCTCCATATGAAGCCTGTGAAAACTGTGAGCTTGAAGCAACTACCCGTTTAACCTCTGAAATCTGC includes the following:
- a CDS encoding ABC transporter permease yields the protein MSFLENIKMALSSLKAHKMRSILTMIGIIIGVGAVIIVVAIGQGGEAMLKTQLTGPGNTVELFYQPSEEEIQANPNIFNEAPFDGEDIKALEQISEVKRVVASSSQFSQASYGEQTAETSTTGVGPAYFELNNVNLEKGRSFTAADFLGGRRVGLISFSMQEELFDGKSPVGEVIRIGNQPIEIIGVMEKPTGLFSFGVLEIYVPTKTWQTIYGKSDFTQVTLQAESADLLQTAGKKAASLLNKMHNTEESYMVINMEEMAEGIGQITKVMTLIIGSIAGISLFVGGIGVMNIMLVSVTERTREIGIRKALGATRGQIMGQFLIESVTLTLIGGVLGILLGWGSASLISFFAGWPSLISWQVVAGALFFSMAIGIIFGLLPANKASRLSPIESLRYE